CGATAAATGCAGATTCTGAAGATTTCACCACTTCTTTGCTCACCGCGAACACACAATAAGCAATGAATAATCCGGCAATCACAAATACAACCGTTTGGAAGATCCACCAGATCGAAAGCAGCAATCGTATCTCGAAGCGGGGCGGTTCCGTGTTTTGCGGTTCCGTTTTTTGTAGAGCGAGATTCATCAGAAGCGCTCCCTTAGCTGGTGATGGTGAACGTCGTCGTGATTAACGGGATAATGAAATTCACCAGCGGCAAATAAAACACCAACAACATCAGCGTCACCATGACGGCGACCGCCAACAACAAGACTGGCTCCATAAATTCCCGGACGAAACTCGCGGTCAGATCCATTTGGCGGTGATGGTGTTGCGCCAGGCGTTCGAGCGTTTCGGCGAGTTCTTCGCCGCCGCCGGTTTGCGCCAACATCCACAAGGTCGCGGGCGGGACTAACGTGTGAGGGTCTTGCGGCTCGAAATCCTGCCCCGACGCAATCGCGGCGTCAACCTCATCCAGCGCCTGATGAAGCGCAGGGTTTTCGACCGCCTGCTTGGTGATCGCAACCGCTTCGCGTCCGCTGCGCCCCGCTCCCGTCAACACGCCGAGCATTTCACAGACTTCGCCCGCTTTGGCGTGGCGCTGAACCGCGCTGAGAAACGGCAAGCGCATCGCCAGCGTCTCACCAAACGAAGAGCCGCCGGAACGATGTTCCGCCAACGACCCCAGGCTGCCGACCACCAGCCACGCCAGATAAAACAACATCCCCATTACCACGGTCGCCATCACGGGACCGTATTGAATTATAGTTTGGCCGACATACGACGCCTGTTGCCCGCTCATTGCGGTGATTTTTTCGTAATTGGGCGCGACCAATAACATCACCACCGCCATATCGACCAACAACACCGTCCAGATCAAAAACGGATAGATCATGCACTTTTGCAGGCGGTGTTGCATCTCGCGGGCGAAGGTCAAATAGCGCCCTGAGTTGCGCAACATAGCGGGCAACGCCTGGCCTTGTTCGGCGGCCTTCACCATGCGCTGCAACGGCGCCGGAAAGAAACGCGGATAATTGCCCAGCGCCTCCGACAACGGCGAACCCAGCCGCACCAACTCCGCGATTTTTTCTTGCGCCGAGCGCCAGTTTTTGTCGGAGGTCTCCTGGCTCATGACCCTGATCGCCTTATCGAGCGGAAGGT
The DNA window shown above is from Candidatus Hinthialibacter antarcticus and carries:
- a CDS encoding type II secretion system F family protein encodes the protein MARYQWEHLILFVEQLSAAARLNLPLDKAIRVMSQETSDKNWRSAQEKIAELVRLGSPLSEALGNYPRFFPAPLQRMVKAAEQGQALPAMLRNSGRYLTFAREMQHRLQKCMIYPFLIWTVLLVDMAVVMLLVAPNYEKITAMSGQQASYVGQTIIQYGPVMATVVMGMLFYLAWLVVGSLGSLAEHRSGGSSFGETLAMRLPFLSAVQRHAKAGEVCEMLGVLTGAGRSGREAVAITKQAVENPALHQALDEVDAAIASGQDFEPQDPHTLVPPATLWMLAQTGGGEELAETLERLAQHHHRQMDLTASFVREFMEPVLLLAVAVMVTLMLLVFYLPLVNFIIPLITTTFTITS